In Deinococcus irradiatisoli, the genomic stretch ATGCACCTGCTGCTGAACGCCGTGGGGCTACACGCTTCCTGGCCGGTCAGCCTGCTGTTCGGGGCGATTCTGGCCCCGACCGACCCGGTGGCGGTGATGCCGCTGCTGCGCGCCGCCCACGTGCCCAAGACCATCGAGACCCTGATCGCCGGCGAGTCGCTGTTCAACGACGGCGTGGGCGTGGTGGCCTTCACCGTGCTGGCGCAGGCCACCATGACCAGCAGCGGCGCGGGCGCTCAGGACATCACCTTTCTCGGCACCCTGACGCTGTTTTTGCGCGAGATGCTCGGCGGGCTGCTGCTGGGGGCACTGCTGGGCGGCGCGGCGTCGTTTTTGATCCGGCGCACGCCCCGCGACGAGAACACCCGCCTCACCATGTCGCTGGCGATGGTGGTGGGCGGCAACGCGCTGGCCCAGGGCCTGGAAGTCAGCGCGCCGGTCACGGTGGCGGCCAGCGGCCTGATCCTGGTGGCGCTGCTGCAGCTGTGGCGGCGGCGGGTACGGCAAAGCGGCTTGCTGGCCGGCCTGCCACCCGACGAGCGAAAACACCTGCGCGAGATTCAGGCCCGGCTGGTGGGTTTCTGGGAATTCGTGGACTACCTGCTCAACGCGGCGCTGTTTACCGTGATGGCCTTCGAGGTGCTCAGCCTCAACTACGATCCGCTGCTGCTGCTGCTGGCCCCGGTGGCGATCTTGCTCAACGTGGCGGCGCGCTCGGGGGGAGTGTGGCTGACGGTCGGGCTGCTGCGCCGCAGCGAGCACTTTCCCACTTACACCCGCCGCCTGATGACCTGGGCCGGGCTGCGCGGCGGCGTGACGCTGGCACTGGCCTTCAGCTTGCCCGACATGCCGCTGCGCCCCACATTTCTGGCCCTGAGCTACGCGGTGGTAGTGTTCAGCATGCTGGTGCAGGGCCTGTCCCTGCCAGCCCTGGCCCGGCGCCTGAGCGACGCCGACAAGGCCAAGGACCCGCCTCACTCCGCCCCGGCCGACTGAGGCAGCCCGCTCCCGCACCCGCAGCACCTTGTTCGGCGGCGGCCCTCTGCTAGACTGGGGGCATGCGGCCTCTTCCCCATCATTCCGGTCTGATGATGCGCGGCGCTGGCCTGTCTTTCGAGCCTGTTGTGCGAATGCCCGAGTTGAGCGCGCGAACTTTCAGCGCCTGAGAGCTTTTTCGGCTTTCAGGCGTTCTGCTGCCCTCCTGCGTCCAGACCGGGCCTCGCTGTCTGCTGCCTCACCCAAGGAGTTTTTATGCACGTTTTTTTGCCGGATGGAAAACAACTCGATCTGCCGGAACACGCCACCGCCCTCGACGCCGCCAGGGCCATCGGCCCGCGCCTGGCCCAGGACGCGCTGGCCGCCACCGCCAACGGCGTCCTCACCGACCTTCAAACGCCGCTGCCCGAGGGCGCCCAGATCAGCCTGATCACCAAGAAGAATCCCGGCCAGGCCCAGAGCGTGTTCCGGCACTCGCTGGCACACGTGATGAGCCAGGCGGTGGGCGAGTTCTACCAGCGCAAGGGCCATCCGGCGACGGCGGTCAAGCGCGGGGTGGGGCCGAGCATCGAGAATGGTTTTTACCAGGACTTCGACCTGCCCGAGCCGCTGCGCGAGGAAGACCTGCCGGACATCGAGCAGATCATGCGCGAGATCATCGGGCGCAACCTCGAGATTCAGCGCTCGGACGTGGGCAAGGCGGCGGCGCTGGCGCAGTTCAGCTACGACCCATATAAAGTCGAACTCATCTCCGAGTTCCCGGACGACGAGCCGGTCACGTTCTACACCCAGGGCGACTACGTGGACCTGTGCCGGGGACCGCACTTTCCTTCGACCGGCAAGCTCCCCACCGCCTTCAAACTGACGAGCACTTCCGGCGCCTACTGGCGCGGCAACGAGAAGAACCCGATCCTGCAGCGCGTTTACGGGGTGGCCTTTGCCTCACAGCAGGAGCTCGACGCCTACCTGGAGCGGTTGGAAGAAGCCAGAAAGCGCGATCACCGCAAGCTGGGGCGTGAGCTGGAACTGTTCACCATCGATCCGCTGGTGGGCAAGGGGCTGCCGCTGTGGCTGCCCAACGGCACGGTGCTGCGCGAGGAGTTGACCAAATTCCTGCGCGAGCAGCAGTTCCAGCGCGGCTACCAGGGCGTGATCACGCCGAACATCGGCAACCTGGAACTGTACAAGACCTCCGGGCACTACCAGAACTACTCGGACTCGAACTTCTCGCCGATCACGGTGGACGACGAGCAGTACATGCTCAAGCCGATGAACTGCCCGCACCACGTGCGCATCTACGCCGCCAAGCCGCGCAGCTACCGCGACCTGCCGGTGCGGCTGGCCGAGTTCGGCACGGTGTACCGCTACGAGCAGTCCGGCGAACTCAACGGCCTGACGCGGGTGCGCGGCTTTACCCAGGACGACGCCCACATCTTCTGCCGCCCGGACCAGCTCAAGACCGAGTTCCTCAACGTGCTGGATTTGACGGTGCTGGTGCTAAGAACCTTCGGCATGAACGACGTGCGCTTCCGGGTGGGCACCCGCGACCCGGAGAGCGACAAGTACGTGGGCAGCGACGAGAACTGGAACGCCGCCGAGGCGCAGATCATCGAGGCGGTAGGCGAAGTGGGCCTGCCGTACAGCATCGAACCGGGCGACGCGGCCTTCTACGGCCCCAAGCTCGACTTCGTGGTGCGCGACGTGATCGGACGCGAGTGGCAGCTCGGCACCATTCAGGTGGACTACAACCTGCCGGAGCGCTTCGACATTGCCTACACCGGCGAGGACGGCCAGGAGCACCGCCCGGTGATGATCCACCGCGCGCCGTTCGGGTCGCTGGAGCGCTTCGTGGGCATCTTGATCGAGCACTACGGCGGCGACTTCCCGTTGTGGCTGGCGCCGCGCCAGATCGCCATCATTCCGATCGCCGACCGTCACAACGCCTACGCAGAGGAACTGCGCGCCGAGATGCATGCGGCGGGGCTGCGCGCCGAGGTGGACGATTCAAGCAACCGCATGAACGCCAAGGTGCGTCAAGCCGAGCTGTCCAAGATTCCGGTGATGCTGATCGTGGGCGACAAGGAGCAGGAGGAGCGGGCCGTGAGCGTGCGTGAACGCACCCCCGAAGGCCACAAGGAGCGCAAGGGCGTGGCGTTCGGAGACCTGAAGGCCGAACTGCTGGAGCGCGTGCAGACGCGGGCCTGAACCAAGGAGAAACCGCCGCCTACCTTCATCAGGTGGGCAGCGGTTTTCTATTTCCGCATTTACTTGAAGGAAGGCATGACGACCTCGGCCGGCGACTGCAAATCGGGATTGATTTTCAGCAAGATGGCTTGACCCGGCTTAGCCGTCTGCCACTCGTCCAGACGAGACAGGAATTGAAGGTGCTCGATGCGGCTTCTTGTTCTCCCAAACCAGCTTCGTGCAAGAAAATTCGCTTCTCCTGAAGCGTTCGAAACAGTAATAAGGGCATCATCTTGAGCGTAGTACTCAGGGCGATGCGTTGAGGCATCGTTCTTGGTCAGCAGGACAAGCAAAGAGCTGGGAGCCAGCTTACCGATGGTTACTCTCTTACTTCCGCCCTCCAACCACACTAGGCTCGTCGCTATATTGGTACGTTGCCGGGTTCTCCCAGAGATATATGATGCATTTCCTTTGAGGTCTTGAAGGGCCTTTTCTAGGACAAGGTCTGACGCCACATTCGGCTTCAAGTCAATCGACAAATCAAGACGATTTCCGTTGAGGGAGACGTCATACGCTCTATCCTTGACAGTGATCGAAACAGGCCACTGCTGAGCAAGGGCCCGCATGAGGAGTTCGTTTATCCCGAAGTACTTCGTGTTGGACGTGTGCCCATCGACCATCACGCCGGTGACCAGATCGGAGATCATCACGTCCGGCAGACCGGCGGCGGAGAGGCGGAGTGTGTCTCCCGATCCACGCAGATGAACACCCGTTGAAGCGAAGAGAGCACTCAGCTCCGGTTGGGTCAGGAGACCGCTCGAAAACCGGTCGCTGATGTTCTGGAATTCACTCGTAGAGGTAAATTGATACCCTGAACTCTCGAGCACCTTCCACTGCCAGCCCATCCAGGCCACTGCCAGAACGCCGACCACCACCAAGCCATTCAGCGCCGGATGGACAGGATGAACCCACCTCAGCGCCTTATTGGCTTGATCGGGCGATCCCAGTTCAGCGAGCACCTGGGCTGCCGCCGCTTCCTGGCCCATCCCTTCAAGCCGCAGCGCCCGCGCCCGTTCGAACATATGGCTCTCCAGTTCCGTGCGCACAGCTTCCCGCTCACGGCGTGGCAACCCCCTAGTGACCCGCTTGAGGTAACGTTCAACCTCATTCATGCATTGCCGCCGAAGGGCTGCATGGCTTTCGAGAAGTGGCGCCACCCGGTCTGCTCCTCGCGCAACCGCTTCTGACCGCTCTCAGTGAGGCGATAGACCTTGCGTGGCGGGCCGCCGATATCGCTGGGCTGTAAGCTCGCCACAATCAGTTTCTGCTTTTCCAGGCGGTGCAGCGCCGGATAAAGCGTGCCTTCCTTGAACGAAAACGCACCTTCGGTACGCGCCTGCACCTCCTGAATAATCTTGAGACCGTAGAGCGGCTCGCCTTCTAAGGTCGCCAGCAAAATCAAATCAAGGTGTCCGCGCAATTTATCTGCATCCATAAAATCTCCTGGGCAACCGATTCACTACTTTGTCTGCCTACAGAGTGAGACATGCAGGAGCGCTGCACAAGCCCCCCAGCGATGGCCCCAGGGCGCGGTTTGACAACCCCCAACCCCACTGCTATCATTCCCCTCGCTTGGCTGACAGCGGGCTCTTAGCTCAACGGTCAGAGCAGTCGGCTCATAACCGATTGGTTGCCGGTTCAAATCCGGCAGGGCCCACCAAGTGTTGCCGACATGGGCGGTTAGCTCAGTGGTAGAGCATTCGCTTCACACGCGAGAGGTCGTAGGTTCAAGTCCTATACCGCCCACCAATAAAAGACCCGCCTAGCGCGGGTTTTTTCGTTTCTAATCTTCCCTACTTTCGCCGTTTTTGTTGCCAAACAACCGAGTTTGCAACTATTGGAATTTGGGACCTGAAATGCAGGAAATTGCCCACAGGCTTGTGCTCAGGCCGGTGGATTATTTTTCAAAGTCTTTCGCCAGTCGGTCAACGACTTGGCAACTTGATCGCAGGTTCTACTGCTCTATTCGCGTGCGGATTTTTTCGGTAAATTCGGCGCTCCCCAGTACCTGAAGTTCATCTCCGGCTTGGATGATCGTCGACCCGTTCGGCACGATGTACTCCCCCGCCCGGTGAATCAGCAGAATGATCGCCTCGGGTGGAAAACGCAGATCCACAATGCGTCTGCCCACCACCCTGGACTCTGGACGTACCAGGAC encodes the following:
- a CDS encoding cation:proton antiporter — its product is MATSGLFGIFVALLATLSFLNSRYWKLPPTIGILVGGLLMAGGVALAAASGWPLGIRIRDLVQGIPFGTLVFGWLLSFLLFSSTIQIDVKLLFRKGLAVTALTLITTLVTMLLLGLGMHLLLNAVGLHASWPVSLLFGAILAPTDPVAVMPLLRAAHVPKTIETLIAGESLFNDGVGVVAFTVLAQATMTSSGAGAQDITFLGTLTLFLREMLGGLLLGALLGGAASFLIRRTPRDENTRLTMSLAMVVGGNALAQGLEVSAPVTVAASGLILVALLQLWRRRVRQSGLLAGLPPDERKHLREIQARLVGFWEFVDYLLNAALFTVMAFEVLSLNYDPLLLLLAPVAILLNVAARSGGVWLTVGLLRRSEHFPTYTRRLMTWAGLRGGVTLALAFSLPDMPLRPTFLALSYAVVVFSMLVQGLSLPALARRLSDADKAKDPPHSAPAD
- the thrS gene encoding threonine--tRNA ligase, translating into MHVFLPDGKQLDLPEHATALDAARAIGPRLAQDALAATANGVLTDLQTPLPEGAQISLITKKNPGQAQSVFRHSLAHVMSQAVGEFYQRKGHPATAVKRGVGPSIENGFYQDFDLPEPLREEDLPDIEQIMREIIGRNLEIQRSDVGKAAALAQFSYDPYKVELISEFPDDEPVTFYTQGDYVDLCRGPHFPSTGKLPTAFKLTSTSGAYWRGNEKNPILQRVYGVAFASQQELDAYLERLEEARKRDHRKLGRELELFTIDPLVGKGLPLWLPNGTVLREELTKFLREQQFQRGYQGVITPNIGNLELYKTSGHYQNYSDSNFSPITVDDEQYMLKPMNCPHHVRIYAAKPRSYRDLPVRLAEFGTVYRYEQSGELNGLTRVRGFTQDDAHIFCRPDQLKTEFLNVLDLTVLVLRTFGMNDVRFRVGTRDPESDKYVGSDENWNAAEAQIIEAVGEVGLPYSIEPGDAAFYGPKLDFVVRDVIGREWQLGTIQVDYNLPERFDIAYTGEDGQEHRPVMIHRAPFGSLERFVGILIEHYGGDFPLWLAPRQIAIIPIADRHNAYAEELRAEMHAAGLRAEVDDSSNRMNAKVRQAELSKIPVMLIVGDKEQEERAVSVRERTPEGHKERKGVAFGDLKAELLERVQTRA
- a CDS encoding permease prefix domain 1-containing protein, coding for MNEVERYLKRVTRGLPRREREAVRTELESHMFERARALRLEGMGQEAAAAQVLAELGSPDQANKALRWVHPVHPALNGLVVVGVLAVAWMGWQWKVLESSGYQFTSTSEFQNISDRFSSGLLTQPELSALFASTGVHLRGSGDTLRLSAAGLPDVMISDLVTGVMVDGHTSNTKYFGINELLMRALAQQWPVSITVKDRAYDVSLNGNRLDLSIDLKPNVASDLVLEKALQDLKGNASYISGRTRQRTNIATSLVWLEGGSKRVTIGKLAPSSLLVLLTKNDASTHRPEYYAQDDALITVSNASGEANFLARSWFGRTRSRIEHLQFLSRLDEWQTAKPGQAILLKINPDLQSPAEVVMPSFK
- a CDS encoding PadR family transcriptional regulator — encoded protein: MDADKLRGHLDLILLATLEGEPLYGLKIIQEVQARTEGAFSFKEGTLYPALHRLEKQKLIVASLQPSDIGGPPRKVYRLTESGQKRLREEQTGWRHFSKAMQPFGGNA